The genomic region CATACACAGAGTACACTCATTGGGATAAGTGGACAGATCACTTCCACACACGGGGTTGAAGTCCCGGGGACATCCTGGTAATGTATACTGACGGCAGTTTGgctagaaaagagaaaggaagatggaAATTGGTGAATAACTTGAGATGTTTTTATTGTAAGAGGAGGGCAAAGTTCCaccattagtcactcagtcgtgtgcaactccttgggaacccatggactgcagcccaccaggctcctctgtccatgggattctccaggcaagaatactggagtgggtagctattcccttctccagcatatcttccagacccaaggattgaacccaggtctcctgcactgtaggtagattcttcaccatctgagccaccagagaggaaTTTGGGCAAAGTCCCAAGTTTCCCtatattttctagaaatttcctacagaaaaatttctattttacacacacacatatacagacacacaggTTTTTCTAAGCATCAGATGTAGTGTTGAAGCAATGGGTCAATACCTGCTATGTAAGATAAGGACCTCAGCAGAAGGTTTACGCTggctgatttttaaatgaaagtccAAGATATGCCACCAACGTACTTTACTATCCTCCAGCTTCATCATCTGTTCTTCACGAGCAACTCCATGAGAATGTCCTGTTACATTCCACCTAATTCCATGGCATAATGCCCAGACACACTCGGAAATGTAACCTTTTGTCTGGACTTGTAAGATACTAGCATTTAAGCAACAGCATTAAGGAAAGCAGTAGGTTCAGAATTAGACCTCAGGGCTTATTATGGGCTTAACTGCATCTACCCAGAAAGATATGTTAAAGTCCTAACTCCTAGCACTTCAGAATATGACCTTATGTGGGATTAGTAGGGTCTTCTTATAGGAAATTATCTTAAAGTAAAAAGTTTAGGAGAAcaggccctaatccaatatgactggtgtggttataaaaagggaaaattgggggactaccctggtggtgaAATTCTCATTCAggaattcttccctggtggctcagatggtaaagaatccacctgcaatacaggagacctgggttcgacccctggttcaggaagatcccctggagaagggaatggcaacccactccagtattcttgcctggagaatctcacggacagagtatcctggagggctacagtccatggggtcacaaagagtcagacacgactgaggtagctaacacttttcttttcactctgGTGGTGCAGCAGattagaatccacctgctaatgcaggggacacaggtttgatctgaagcgacttagcagcagcagcagctgggaagattctacatgctgcagggaaactaagcccctgagccacaactactgagcccaagtacTGCAGCTTTGAAGCCCATGTgcccggagcctgtgctctgtaatgagaagccaccacagtgagaagcccaagcaccaaaaggaagagcagcccctactcgctgcaactagagaaagcctgtgcaaaaaataaaataaatatttttttaaacaaaaggaaagtttggacacagagtcacacacggAGGCAAGAACATGTGAAGACACCAAGAGAACGCCATTTACAAGCCAAGAAATGCCTGAGGCTACGAGATACTAGGAGAGAGGACCGGAACAGATTCTTTCTCACAGCCTttggaaggaaccaaccctgccgACACTTTGAGTTTGAACATCCAGCCTTGAGAACTGTGAGACAATCCATCTCTGctgtttaagtcactcagtttgtgGCTTTACTACAGCCCTAACAAACTGATATTGGATCGTGGAACTCAACTCTCAGATTTGACGGAATTGAGTCCAGAGAGGTAATATGTCTTGCTCATAGCCACTAGTCTCCAGCAGAACCAGGACTAGAACTGGTCACAGTGGTCACACCATAGCGTGCAGAGGCTCACTCTAATAACAGGTTGAATATACGATCtgctgtatttgttttgttttagtaatAGTGATCGTCTTTCCTCACTTCAGAATAAGTGTTTAGTActctgaataaatgaaatataccTTTTCCTTCATATTATGTGGATTCATAGAGACCTAAGTAGGACAGGGCATTGGCCAAACTCTGAACTAAAGAGAAACTTTTGACCATTTCCATCCTTCGTTCAGCCTTCTATCTCCATTTAGGAGCCTGATGTGTTCTTCCTGTTCTAGGCTCACTAAGATGATGGCTTCCAGGACAGCTTCCACAGGAGACTAGACAGTTTCTTTCCAACGAGATTGGGACAACTGGTAATTGGCCATTTAATTGAAAAAGTCGATTAAAGTAGGGAAACAGTAACAAAAATTATAACATACCCTAAACATTTTCTcttaaaacatataaatgaaaataaaattgccaaTCTTTTGATGGAAAGACAATGAAGCACATGGCCAGTTGTAATGCTACCTACACTAAGACAACCTCCTTGCAGCTAGGTATGACCACACAATCAAGGCCAGGCCAATGGGATGCAAGTGGAATTACTGCGTGCAGTTGCTTCTGTGTTTGTGTTAGTCCTTCAGTTgttccgactcttttcaaccccatggactatagctcgccaggctcctctgtccatggaattctccaggcaagaatactggagtgggttgccattctccagattctccaggctggagagTCTCCCTTCAAtcccccacccagagattgaacctgggtctcctgcattgcaggctgattctttaccacctgctaGGAACCTCCTTTAAAAGAAAGTTGGGGTTTGTCCTCTGCTTCCCccaatttttattctttgtccattcctcCATCCTGCTCCTGGGTGCATGGAACTCTACGCTTTACAGACCAGGATGACAAAGTCCACATCCTAAGATGGCAGTTCTGTGAGCTGTTATTTTGAGTCCTTGTTATCTGCAGCTGAAGCTAATCCTGACACAAGACTTTTCCTACGAAATGTTTCAACTAATTAGAGTTCTGTGTGCTGTCACTGCAAAAATCATACCCACAATAAATCATCcatgatttcttcttttgttttaaatgggATTTCTCAACTGCATTCGTATTTTGGACCAGCTAATTAATTGTTGTGTGAGGctgtctcctgcatggtagggtGTTTAGTAACATCATTGTTTTCTATCCACTAGATGCTAGTTACAACTTCCTGGTCATGACAATCAAAATGACAATCTGTCTCCTGAGGGGTAAACCTGCcccctttttaaaatatggtgaGAATTTAAAGACACTGGCACAGCAAGGTAATATACAGCTAGAAAGTAATTCTCCAATTATTTACTGTTGTTTTACTATACCTAATTCAATTTTTTAGAATTTGTCTTTTAGCAAGTTTTTCAAAAGCATCTGACACAGTTTCcatataaacattttcatttctttacccTCATGTTCATGCTGTCTctacattttttacaaattaagaCTGTGGCTGGCATAATAGGCTTGTGAACACACATACTTGAGTCTTAGTAAGAATACAGCTCCACTCATGGGAAACAAACTCTATGATTTACAGGGGAGTAGTTAAACAAGAGGGTGGTCTGTCTCTAATCAGTGAGTAATTGACCTGCTGTGGGAATGGTTAGAGAGAAAGCAGAGAGTCATATGTGATTTGCTTAAATAAGGGTGGctgaaggtccgtctagtcaaggctatggtttttccagtggtcatgtatatccatacgtgagagttggaccatgaagaaagctgagcgccgaagaattgatgcttttgaactgtggtgttggagaagacccttgagagtcccttggactgcaaggagatccaaccagtccattctgaaggagatcagccctgggatttctttggaaggaatgatgctaaagctgaaactccagtactttagccacctcatgcaaagagttgactcattgggaaagactctgatgctgggagggattgggggcaagaggagaaggggacaacagaggatgagatggctggatggcatcactgactcgatggacgtgagtctgagtgaactccggagttggtgatggacagggaggcctggcgtgctgcaattcatggggtcgcaaagagtcggacacgactgagcgactgaactgaactgaactgatccaaatATGCCCTCCTAACCATTCACATAGGATGCCTGCCTTTAGTTCTCACCTCCAGCCTCCCCAGGCCAACAGCCTCAATCAGGGCACACCTGATGCCTTCCCTTTTCCCCGTTACAAAGCTTTCCCGGTCCTTTGCTTTGAGTCTCAGCTAAAACACAAGTGACATGGCTGACTCACTTGCTACATTAAGCAGTGAATAGTTTTTGCTTGCTTTCATCTGGTTGGCCTTTGTTTGCTTCCACAACTAAATTTgagaatatacataaaatatctaGTACAACATGTAACTACTGGGCATAGGACCTTCTAAATCATCAAAGGAGAtattaaaaggaaacaaagccCTGAGGCCTTCAAGGCCTGAGTAATTTTTAACCAAAGTTTATACTGTGATCTGTGTCAAAAAGCCTGCCTGAGAATCTGGTTTCTAAAGAAGCAGTCAACTGTCTCCAAAGTGGCAGACCTGAAAACCAGCCCCTACCCAAACCACTGTGGGCGTCACTGTATTAGTAGAAACAATACAAGTGGTTTCCTACTTACTGTACTGTATTCTGAAGGTTGACCAAACTGAGCATTGGAAGAGGCTGCAAAGAGGAAACAGACATTTTAAAGGATGGATTAAGGTTAGTGCTTCTTCATaagggtgttttttgttttttgtttttaattcagctTGTGATTTAGACAGGCTACatgtctccctctccctcacatGTCTAGTTTCTTTGACTCCTTCCTAAAAAGTCGATTCAAGGGTGTTCTGGCACCTCTCCTAGCAGGCACACAGAAAACACTCGGTACCGGTTCTGTATCTGACCACCCTAAGAGGATTGCTTGGGAAACTCTGGAGCTACCGAATAAAGGTTAGAGAAGTAACTCAATAGTTCAcgatattgttttcctctgtggtCGAGATAATAAGTGCAAAATTTGACATTGGGTGTTATCACTTTAACTCGACTTAAATAGACATCAAGTCTGGCTGGACTGAAGCCGCTTTCTCACGAACCCCACGGTGCTTGGCGCATTCGGCATTCACAATTTCTGATTCCTGTACATCTGCTGCTGAGGTTCTGCAAGGAAGGCCCCGGGTACATAAAAACCTGACTCCTAACCTTGGATTCCAGAAAATCCACTTTAAGGAAGAAAGAGCAGCCTGGGAAGAAGCCCAAGCAGGAACTAAAGACGGTTACTGGCTCCACAATGCCACCCCCCAACCCCGAACATCCCCAAGTTCGTGTCCCTAGGCAACTGCGGGGCGGGCCGGAACCGCCAGTAACGGTGCGTGGAGGGACACGAAGGCCCCCCAGGCCTCGGGGAGGGATAGTAGCGGGCAAGACCCCCTTCTCAGTAACTCCTTGGCTGGTCCTCCAGGGACCAGAGAGACTGGTGAGCATTACCGGCCGAGTCCCACCAGACCAGGAACAAAACCAAACGCAGCGCCTTGAGCGCCATCATGCCTCCACGGCCGGCCGTCGCGTCTCTGCGCTCCAGCGTCTGCGCGACCAGGACGGCTCCCACGCGACAGGGCGGGATGGAGGGGGATAGGGGAGGTGGCGGGGAGGAAGAATGGAGCAGGAAGGGGCGGgggagcggggcgggggaggaagtggggaggggaagacagaagaagggTGGTTGCTAGTCCCTCTCTGGCTAGAATAAGAGCAAGCGATTGAAGAAGCCATCTCTCCCTGCAACAGACAAAGAACCTCAGAAGAGCCCTGGATAATCTCGTGGACTGTCAGTCAATCTCTGTTTCTTCAGCATCTGGTCTCTACCAGGCAGTGTGTGGGGCTGAAAACAAAGGAGGTACCCGCTCTCTAGAAGCTTTCTGGTGTACGTCTTGGGGATGAGGTTACACATGGAACTCCACAACGGATGAATACAGTGATTTCTGAACGTGCTAGagagtggtgggggaggggaagacttTGGGAGATCAGGAAAGGCCTCACCGAGGTGACCTTTAAGCTGAAAGctgaaggatgagaaagaagCCTAGGGACGACCGTGAGGACAAATATTCCAGGCTCAAGGAAAAGCAAGTGCAGAGACCTGGAGACTGGAGCCAACTCAGTGTGATCAGCTGGGCCCTAGGTGAGGAAGGGGGCCCGAGAGGCAGTCGGAACCACAAGGCTTTGAACACACCTGGTGATGTAGGCCCCTGATAAGGGATTGGATTTGTTCTGATTGCAGTGGAGGATTTTAGGCAAGGTCATGGCCCTGACATGACTTATCTTTTAAGATAATGGATGAAGAATGAAGGGGATAGGTAAGAGTGGAGGCAGGGAAAGAAATCAGGCAGCTTGTGCAGTAATCTGGACAAGGGATGATGGCAACTGGAGTTTGTGGGTAACAGGGGCCTGCTGAGAAGTGGTCAGATTCAGGGTTTCATTTGGAGGCAGAGCCAACTGGAATAAAGATAGGATCCAAGGATGCTTCCTGGGATTTTGTCCTGAACAGGTGATGCCATTTCTGTGAGGAAGAACATGTGGAGAAGATGCCTATTAGAACTCTGAGTAGACACGTGGACTAGGCATTTGGAATTACAAATTTGGAGCTAGAGATATAAACTCAGAAGTCATCAGCATATCTACAGTATTGAAAACTGTGGACCCAAAGCCCAGGGGAAAAGTACAGCAGAGGTCAGAGTTCAGAGTCCTGGGGCACTACTATATGCAGAACTTTGACAGATATGGAAAAGAAGCTTgtgaaggaggaagaaaaccaGGCTAGAGTCAGGGATTGCTGAATCGTGGAGCAGTGCTGCAACCATGTCAGTTGCTGGTGAGGTTGGGAAGTGGGAGGACTGAGCATGGTTACAAACTTTGACGAGATATAGTCCCTGATGACCTTGATAAGAACTTTTGCAGAGAAGTGATGGCATCCAGAGCCCAAATGGTCTGGGTTGAAGGAATGAGGTGAGAAAGTGGTGACAGAAGATGTTGACGGCTCTCATGAGCTTGGCTATAAGAGTGAAGCCAGATGTGGGCAATAAATGGCCCATGAAACCTGCATGTCTTCTGGGGATCATGTCAAAACCCCTCCAATATCTTCCCATCTCCACTGTCTTAGGAAGAGGCCATTTCTTGCTATGGCCTCCAAGGCCTCTGCTGGTCTCTTACTGCTTTCCCCTGACTCACTCTTCCCcaacccctggccttcctgctccACCCGAGCACGTTGCACTTGCCTTTTCCTctgccttgttgttgttgttcagtcgctcagtcgtgtccgactctttgcagacaccacggactgcagcacgccaagtttccctgtccttcaccatcgcctggagcttgttcaaactcatgtccgttgagttggcgataccatccaaccatctcgtcttctgtcatccccttctcctcctgccttctatctttcccagcatcagggtcttttccaatgagttggccctttgcatcaggtggccaaagtattggagcttcagcaatagtccttccaatgaatattcaagactaagTTCCTTTAtacttgactggtttgatctccttgcagtccaagggactctcaagagtcttccccagtaccacagttcaaaagcatcaatttttcagccctcagccttctttatggtccaactctcatatccatacatgactactggaaaaaccatggctttggctatatggatctttgtcagcaaagtaatgtctctgctttttaataaactatctaggtttgtcatagcttttcttccaaggagcaagtgtcatttaatttcatggctgtagtcaccatctgtagtgattttggagcccaagaaaataaaatctgtcactatttccattgtttccccatctatttgccatgaagtgatgggcccagatgccatgatcttaagttttttgactgttgagtttaggctagccttttcactctcctctttcaccttcttcaagaggctatttagttactctttgctttctgccataaaggtggtatcattgcatatctgaggttattgatatttctcccagcaatcttgattccagcttgtgattcacccagactatcatttcgcatgatgtactctgcatgtaagttaaataagcagggtggcagtacacagccttgatgtactcctttcccaattttgaactagtacattgtcccatgtccaggtctaactgttgcttcttgacctgcatacaggtttcacaggagacaggtaaggtggtcccgtctccttaagaattttccacggtttgttgtgatccacacagtcacagccTTGTGAagtcaataagcagaagtagatgtttttatggaactctcttgctttttctatgatccagtgaatgttggcaatttgatctctgcttcctctgccttttctaaatccaacttgaacatctgaaagttcttggttcacatactgttgaagcctagcttgaaggattttgagcatgatcttgctagcatgtgaaatgaattcaACTGtgtcatagtttgaacattctttgccattgcccttctttgagattgaccttttccagtcctgtggcaactgctgagttttccaaatttgctggcgtattgaatgcaacactttcacagcatcatcttttaggatttgaaatagctcagttggaattccatcacctccactagctttgtttgcagtgatgcttcctaaggcccacttgactttgcactccaggatgtctggctctaggtgagtgatcacaccattgtggttattggAGTCATTAATACCTTTTCCCTCTGCCTACgtgtctccttccctttcttctgttGTAGCTCAAATTTCCCCGTATCAGAAATGCCTTCCCTGACCGTCCTATAAAACCATAGtacctctcttttctcttctcctgggCCTGCCTTGTTTTCCTTCTCCCATAGGATTTATCTcaacttgacttttaaaaaaatttatttatgacaCTCTCATGTCAGTTCCTATAGGGGAGTAATTCTTTTTTGATTCATGCTATATTTCCAGCACCTAGAAGAGTGcatctcaacaaatatttgttaaatgaataaattaatttctagGGGGTTGAGACCTTAGCTTACCTAAAAGTATGATCCACAGAATAAAACAAACCACTAGTATGCCTAAACAAAATGATGGGGACTTCCATggcagttcagtgattaagactcatagttccctgatgaggaatGGAACCcgcactccctgcagtggaagcgcagagtcttaaccaggtACCTGCCCTGAACTCATATCACACTGGCCATTGTGTTGTTACAGAGCTGGACATCATCAGCCTAGAAGCAGTGACGTTTTCTATTCCTCTTCTGTATTCCTAGTGCCTAGCACTGTGCCAGACACAAGCTCAATAATGTTtgctgactttcctggtggtccagtggttaagattccatgctcccaatgcagaaggcacaggttcaatccctggtcagggtattaagatcccacatgccaaatgatgttgccaaaaaaaaaaaaagtttgctgaataagtaaatgtttgaaattttaaacTGACATTACAGCAAGAAAGTAGaccaagaagaggaagaagatgacATAGAATCCAGAAAACAGAAATTCCAACCCAAGGGAGAAGCAAAGAGAATTAGTAGGCAGCAGTATGACAGTCCTAGGGTTCAGCCAATCCAGAATGGAACAAGCAGGAGGCCCCTGGAAGCTGATTCCAGAGGATGACACAGAATAAGATATGTGTCTTACCATAATTGAGATGAGATTGACATCAAAGGGGTAAAGTTTAGAGATTGAGGTACAACAAGTACatagaaaactaaacaaataaaaaataataattggctTCTGGAAAAACAAAGTTGTTCAACAATGTAAATATCAATCATTGATCTCACCAAAATTATGATTCACTATTTTGGGAGAATGGGGAGAGAGGAAGTCTATCTGGGTGGTGGGAGTGATGGGAGGTGAGAAAGAGGTACATCTTTCACGGTAAAAATCAAGGGATCggaacttcgctggtggtccagtggttgagaatccgcctgccaacgcaggggacaccggttccatccctgatcatgGAAGCTCctacatgcctcggagcaacagAGTCCGtgaccacaactacagagcccacactCTAAAGCCCACGGGCTGCAACTACTTAAATCcaggctccacaagagaagccactgcagtgggaaGTCTGAGCCCCACAGTGAGGAGTAGActccgctcgccacaactagggaaagtgcaggggcagcaaagaagacccagatcAGCCAAaggtacataaataaataatttattttaaaaaataaagggatgAAGTCTAAACCTGAAAAAACAATGAGGCATTAATACATGTTATTTATAGGTGTGAGGTTAACTGCTCAAATAATTAGCTAAAAGAGTGTAaattggaggacttccctggtggtccagtggctaagaccctgcaatcccaaagcaggggacccggtttcaatccctggtcagggaactagatccccgaATGCCTCagctaaagatcttgcatgccacaactaagactcctgtgcagccaaataaacaaatactaaaaaaaaaaaaaaagagtacaagtTGGATTCTTCCAGAAATTGGAAAATGAAGCAGG from Bos indicus x Bos taurus breed Angus x Brahman F1 hybrid chromosome 6, Bos_hybrid_MaternalHap_v2.0, whole genome shotgun sequence harbors:
- the LOC113894724 gene encoding serine protease inhibitor Kazal-type 2-like, which translates into the protein MMALKALRLVLFLVWWDSAASSNAQFGQPSEYSTPNCRQYTLPGCPRDFNPVCGSDLSTYPNECTLCMKIREDGRDIKVIRSGPC